From Ursus arctos isolate Adak ecotype North America unplaced genomic scaffold, UrsArc2.0 scaffold_11, whole genome shotgun sequence, the proteins below share one genomic window:
- the HPGD gene encoding 15-hydroxyprostaglandin dehydrogenase [NAD(+)] isoform X2 has translation MHVNGKVALVTGAAQGIGRAFAEALLHKGAKVALVDWNLEAGVKCKAALDEQFEPQKTLFIQCDVADQEQLRDTFRKVVDHFGRLDILVNNAGVNNEKNWEKTVQINLVSVISGTYLGLDYMSKQNGGEGGVIINMSSLAGYLTLLSVRLLIWLSIRDYFCPTERSKKLNSYNSVKPVKCASCLQAFWVLL, from the exons ATGCACGTGAACGGCAAAGTGGCGCTGGTGACCGGCGCGGCGCAGGGCATCGGCAGAGCCTTTGCGGAGGCGCTCCTGCACAAGGGCGCCAAG GTAGCGCTGGTCGATTGGAATCTTGAAGCAGGTGTAAAGTGTAAGGCTGCCCTGGATGAGCAGTTTGAACCTCAGAAGACTCTCTTCATCCAGTGCGATGTGGCTGACCAGGAACAACTGAGAG ataCCTTTAGAAAAGTTGTAGACCACTTTGGAAGATTGGACATTTTGGTCAATAATGCTGGCGTGAATAAtgagaaaaactgggaaaaaactGTGCAGATTAATTTG GTTTCTGTTATCAGTGGAACCTACCTTGGCTTGGATTACATGAGTAAGCAAAACGGAGGTGAAGGCGGCGTCATTATCAATATGTCCTCTTTAGCAG GTTATCTCACTCTCCTGTCCGTGAGACTGTTAATTTGGCTCTCCATCCGTGACTACTTTTGTCCAACTGAGAGGTCAAAGAAACTGAATTCCTATAACTCGGTGAAGCCAGTGAAATGTGCTAGCTGTCTTCAGGCCTTCTGGGTACTGCTTTAA